A genomic region of Macrobrachium nipponense isolate FS-2020 chromosome 40, ASM1510439v2, whole genome shotgun sequence contains the following coding sequences:
- the LOC135212217 gene encoding uncharacterized protein LOC135212217 produces the protein MEISHPKMDDFVFISLLAGFVDQPSHRDFPCPELLKDFHRKSVVDAIVNLKEENAALQVQLQGKGWQTSCWQFQIGRHPEFSRQLDRQVDENLKLNEKVVSLGNENRRLKREIEDLKWQLQKTPVGISGGRPRDAVNLDIGNNKLCNKIQEYAQQVDDLMRKIEEKERLDISALKHQVTLLNVKTEELENTNTQLIEAIDLQVVITEVRTEVEKLREEHRRLMGSRDRHTAERDRLAEKVNDYEKQIAELKMKLEEGKQETTAKRSQVSALNDELQRMVKTRNELHDQVASLQEKVMDKDRKVRELKEENKRVKNSAEKEIQNLEDRVEDLSNEIEYLRKVNELGCNKEINNLRDQIIRLEMDNKILNDMKMDKVKENINLEGEMEEKNNVITRLRNRLDDLRHERKDRRNVGHRNAGGEEELHVHATI, from the coding sequence ATGGAAATATCTCATCCAAAAATGGACGACTTCGTCTTCATTAGTCTATTGGCGGGCTTTGTGGATCAACCCTCCCACAGGGACTTTCCTTGCCCTGAACTGCTGAAGGACTTCCACCGAAAATCTGTGGTTGACGCCATCGTTAATCTGAAGGAAGAAAATGCTGCGTTGCAAGTGCAGCTGCAGGGGAAAGGATGGCAAACATCATGCTGGCAATTCCAGATCGGCCGACATCCTGAATTCAGCCGACAGCTGGATAGACAGGTTGACGAAAACCTGAAACTCAATGAGAAAGTTGTATCCTTGGGAAACGAAAACCGTAGACTCAAGAGAGAGATCGAAGATCTGAAATGGCAGTTGCAAAAGACCCCAGTTGGTATTTCAGGAGGACGACCAAGAGACGCTGTGAATCttgatattggtaataataaactCTGTAACAAAATCCAGGAGTATGCCCAACAGGTAGATGATTTGATGAGGaaaatagaagagaaagagaggttggaCATATCAGCTTTGAAACATCAAGTAACTCTGTTGAACGTGAAGACGGAAGAGTTGGAGAACACGAATACCCAGTTGATCGAAGCAATCGACCTGCAAGTAGTGATAACAGAAGTTCGAACTGAAGTCGAGAAGTTACGAGAAGAACACAGAAGACTGATGGGCAGTAGGGACAGACACACTGCAGAACGAGATCGTCTCGCGGAGAAGGTGAATGACTACGAGAAGCAGATTGCAGAGTTGAAGATGAAACTGGAAGAAGGGAAGCAAGAGACCACGGCTAAGAGGAGCCAAGTCAGTGCCTTGAACGATGAACTGCAACGAATGGTGAAGACTCGCAACGAATTGCATGATCAGGTTGCCAGTCTgcaagaaaaagtgatggacaaGGACAGAAAAGTTCGAGAGttaaaggaagaaaacaaaagagTAAAGAACAGTGCGGAAAAGGAAATCCAGAATCTGGAAGACCGCGTGGAAGATCTCTCCAACGAAATTGAATATCTTCGTAAGGTTAATGAACTTGGCTGCAACAAGGAAATTAACAATCTCAGAGACCAAATCATTAGACTTGAGATGGATAATAAGATACTGAATGATATGAAGATGGACAAAGTAAAGGAAAACATAAATCTTGAAGgtgaaatggaagagaagaataACGTAATAACGCGTTTAAGGAACAGGCTTGATGACTTAAGACACGAAAGAAAAGACCGGAGGAATGTTGGCCACAGAAATGCAGGCGGAGAAGAGGAACTCCACGTTCATGCGACAATATAG